The proteins below come from a single Synechococcus sp. MW101C3 genomic window:
- the htpG gene encoding molecular chaperone HtpG produces the protein MTVLEQGQIQIHTENIFPIIKKAVYSGHEVFLRELVSNGVDAISKRRMAAMAGDCSEGEEGRIQIRIDREAKTLTISDNGIGMTADEVKRYINQVAFSSAEEFLEKYKREDDAIIGHFGLGFYSSFMVAAKVELVSLSARPESEAVRWSCDGSPNFSLESGDRAEPGTDVILHLQEEEMEYIEPSRIRSLITTYCDFLPVEVQLEGETVNKRQAPWRQSARDLTENDYIELYRYLYPFQGDPLLWVHLNTDYPYNLQGILYFPKLTGRGDWEKGEIRLYCNQVFVSDSIKEVVPRYLLPLRGVIDSPDIPLNVSRSALQTDRRVRSIGGFVAKKVGDRLKQLQKDEPTRYAEIWEGIAPFIKIGAMEDDKFAEQVADLVLFGTTAAAADPEPIAVGGKAFTTLAAYRSRLAPENDKRILYCTDEAGQAGALALWQSQGAEVLLADALIDAQFIPWLEARHEELTFNRVDAELDDSLQEKESELTDSQGKDSSEQLRSLFKQALANDKVTIQVQALKGDNAPAALILLPEQMRRINDMGAFMEQRLPGLPDHHVLLINRRHALVEGLLKLSAGAVITGGGSSPSQQLADDLSRHIYELARLSVGGLEPNELAGFQQRSSNLMGRLMERGL, from the coding sequence ATGACGGTGCTGGAACAGGGCCAGATTCAGATCCACACCGAGAACATCTTTCCGATCATCAAGAAGGCCGTGTATTCCGGCCATGAGGTGTTTCTGCGGGAGCTGGTGAGCAATGGGGTGGATGCCATCAGCAAGCGCCGCATGGCAGCGATGGCTGGAGATTGCAGCGAGGGTGAGGAAGGCCGGATTCAGATCCGCATCGATCGCGAAGCCAAGACCCTCACCATCAGCGACAACGGCATCGGCATGACGGCCGATGAGGTGAAGCGCTACATCAACCAGGTGGCCTTCTCCAGCGCCGAGGAGTTCCTGGAGAAATACAAACGGGAAGACGACGCCATCATCGGCCATTTTGGCCTTGGCTTCTACTCCAGCTTCATGGTGGCGGCAAAGGTTGAGCTGGTGAGCCTGAGCGCACGCCCCGAATCCGAGGCTGTGCGCTGGAGCTGCGACGGCTCCCCCAACTTCAGCCTCGAATCGGGCGACCGCGCCGAGCCTGGCACCGATGTGATCCTGCACCTGCAGGAGGAGGAGATGGAATACATCGAGCCATCCCGCATTCGCTCGCTGATCACCACCTACTGCGATTTCCTGCCGGTGGAAGTGCAGTTGGAAGGCGAAACGGTCAACAAGCGGCAGGCACCGTGGCGCCAGAGCGCCCGCGACCTCACCGAGAACGACTACATCGAGCTCTACCGCTATCTCTACCCCTTCCAGGGTGATCCCCTGCTCTGGGTTCACCTCAACACCGACTACCCCTATAACCTTCAAGGCATCCTCTACTTCCCCAAACTCACAGGCCGGGGCGATTGGGAGAAAGGCGAAATTCGCCTGTACTGCAACCAGGTGTTCGTCAGCGATTCGATCAAGGAGGTGGTGCCCCGCTACCTGCTGCCGCTGCGCGGCGTGATCGACTCTCCCGACATCCCCCTCAACGTCAGCCGCTCCGCTCTGCAGACCGACCGGCGCGTGCGCTCAATCGGTGGCTTCGTGGCCAAGAAGGTGGGTGACCGCCTCAAGCAGCTCCAGAAGGACGAACCGACCCGCTACGCCGAGATCTGGGAGGGTATCGCTCCCTTCATCAAGATCGGCGCCATGGAAGACGACAAGTTCGCCGAGCAGGTGGCCGATCTGGTGCTGTTCGGCACCACGGCCGCTGCCGCCGACCCCGAGCCGATCGCCGTGGGCGGTAAGGCGTTCACCACCCTCGCCGCCTACCGCAGCCGGCTGGCTCCTGAGAACGACAAGCGCATCCTCTATTGCACCGATGAGGCCGGCCAGGCCGGAGCTCTGGCCCTGTGGCAGAGCCAGGGCGCCGAGGTGCTCCTGGCCGATGCCCTGATCGATGCCCAGTTCATCCCCTGGCTGGAGGCACGCCACGAGGAGCTCACCTTCAACCGCGTTGACGCCGAACTCGACGACAGCCTCCAGGAGAAGGAGAGCGAGCTCACCGATTCCCAGGGGAAGGACAGCTCCGAGCAGCTGCGCAGTCTGTTCAAGCAGGCCTTGGCTAACGACAAGGTGACCATCCAGGTGCAGGCCCTCAAGGGGGACAACGCCCCAGCGGCCTTGATCCTGTTGCCGGAGCAGATGCGGCGCATCAATGACATGGGCGCCTTCATGGAGCAACGTCTGCCCGGCCTGCCCGACCACCACGTGCTGCTGATCAACCGCCGCCATGCCCTGGTGGAGGGGCTGCTGAAGCTGTCCGCCGGCGCCGTGATCACCGGTGGCGGCAGCTCCCCCAGCCAGCAGCTCGCCGACGACCTCAGCCGTCACATCTACGAGCTGGCCCGCCTTTCGGTGGGAGGCCTTGAACCCAACGAGCTGGCGGGCTTCCAGCAGCGCAGCTCCAACCTGATGGGTCGCCTCATGGAGCGGGGCCTCTGA
- the rpmB gene encoding 50S ribosomal protein L28, translating into MSRVCQLTGKRANNGMAVSHSHVRTKKLQQVNLQERRLWWAEGNRWVKLRVATRTLRTIQKKGLGAYARELGINLAKI; encoded by the coding sequence ATGTCCCGGGTTTGCCAACTCACCGGTAAGCGTGCCAACAACGGCATGGCGGTCAGCCATTCCCACGTGCGCACCAAGAAGCTCCAGCAGGTGAATCTGCAGGAGCGTCGCCTGTGGTGGGCTGAAGGCAACCGATGGGTGAAGCTGCGCGTGGCCACCCGCACCCTTCGCACCATCCAGAAGAAGGGTCTGGGCGCCTACGCCCGCGAACTGGGCATCAACCTGGCCAAAATCTGA
- a CDS encoding peroxiredoxin: MKRRRLLQGSALFVSAWLARPRAATAMGGTLPELDRPAPSFRLPAFTADQLEPTTLGLEDFRGRWLALYFYPKDFTGGCTLEARGFQNDLARFHSLQAEVVGISADALDDHAAFCDSEGLAFPLLSDPGGKVSQRYGSWLPPFSQRHTFLIDPEGILRTRWVAVRPSGHSKEVLDELERLRGLSSGSLTT; the protein is encoded by the coding sequence GTGAAGCGTCGACGACTCCTGCAGGGTTCCGCCCTGTTTGTATCCGCATGGCTGGCCCGACCGCGTGCGGCCACAGCGATGGGTGGAACCCTTCCGGAGCTCGACCGTCCAGCTCCTTCGTTTCGTTTGCCGGCCTTCACGGCCGATCAGCTGGAACCCACCACCCTCGGGCTTGAAGATTTCCGCGGCCGCTGGCTCGCGCTCTACTTCTATCCCAAGGATTTCACCGGCGGTTGCACGCTGGAAGCGAGAGGCTTTCAGAACGATCTGGCCCGCTTCCACAGCCTTCAGGCTGAGGTGGTGGGCATCAGCGCCGATGCACTCGATGATCACGCCGCCTTCTGCGACAGCGAGGGACTGGCCTTTCCGCTGCTTTCCGACCCCGGCGGCAAGGTGAGCCAGCGTTACGGCTCCTGGCTGCCGCCCTTTTCCCAGCGTCACACGTTCCTGATCGATCCTGAAGGGATACTGCGGACCCGCTGGGTGGCCGTGCGGCCCAGCGGCCACAGCAAGGAAGTGCTTGATGAACTCGAGCGCCTTCGCGGGCTATCCAGCGGTTCGCTTACCACCTGA
- a CDS encoding mechanosensitive ion channel family protein has translation MPESLALITAIVVPFIFKLVGAVALWIAGGWLITLAVRLLRSSLRHSSLDATVVSYLLNILAAVLRVILVVAILGFFGIETASFAALLAGAGVAIGAAWSGMLGNFAAGVFLQVFRPFSVGDFITAAGVTGTVEEIGMFVSSVLSPDNVRNIIPNGKLFSDNIQNYSVHPFRRVELVAQLDNSADVARAVALLKEGIKSVPNQYDGMPADVEVLEFTERGPKLAVRPYTHTDNYWQVYFDTNRMIVDVLGSNGFPVPRIPLAMAAPASN, from the coding sequence GTGCCTGAGAGCCTCGCCCTGATCACTGCGATCGTCGTTCCGTTCATCTTCAAGCTGGTGGGCGCTGTTGCCCTCTGGATTGCCGGCGGCTGGCTCATCACCCTGGCCGTGCGCCTTTTACGCAGCTCTCTGCGCCACAGCAGCCTCGACGCGACGGTGGTGTCTTACCTGCTCAACATCCTCGCGGCAGTGCTGCGGGTGATCCTGGTGGTGGCCATCCTTGGCTTCTTCGGCATTGAAACGGCCAGCTTCGCCGCCCTGCTGGCCGGTGCAGGCGTGGCCATCGGCGCGGCCTGGAGCGGCATGCTGGGCAATTTCGCCGCCGGGGTGTTCCTGCAGGTCTTCCGCCCCTTCAGCGTGGGCGATTTCATCACTGCCGCCGGCGTCACCGGCACCGTGGAGGAAATCGGCATGTTCGTGAGCTCGGTGCTCTCTCCCGATAATGTCCGCAATATCATTCCCAACGGCAAGCTCTTCAGCGACAACATCCAGAACTATTCCGTGCATCCGTTCCGGCGGGTGGAACTGGTGGCCCAGCTCGACAACAGCGCCGATGTGGCCCGTGCCGTGGCCCTGCTTAAGGAGGGCATCAAGAGCGTTCCCAACCAGTACGACGGCATGCCGGCAGATGTGGAGGTGCTGGAGTTCACCGAGCGCGGCCCGAAACTTGCCGTTCGCCCTTACACCCATACGGACAACTACTGGCAGGTCTACTTCGACACCAACCGCATGATCGTGGATGTGCTGGGCAGCAATGGCTTCCCGGTGCCCCGCATCCCGCTGGCGATGGCCGCTCCTGCCAGCAACTAG